Proteins co-encoded in one Streptomyces sp. NBC_01283 genomic window:
- a CDS encoding PRC-barrel domain-containing protein: protein MSNEIWSYAPTAGHGPDADLTGYKVEAADGHIGKVDKHSNEVANQYIVVDTGVWIFGKEVLLPASTVTAIDHEARKILVSRTKDQIKDAPEFDKEKHLGDPAYRDQLGGYYGGLGPGH from the coding sequence ATGAGCAACGAAATCTGGAGCTACGCTCCCACCGCCGGGCACGGCCCGGACGCCGATCTGACGGGCTACAAGGTCGAGGCCGCGGACGGCCACATCGGCAAGGTCGACAAGCACTCGAACGAGGTCGCCAACCAGTACATCGTGGTCGACACCGGAGTGTGGATCTTCGGCAAGGAGGTGCTGCTGCCCGCGAGCACCGTCACCGCCATCGACCACGAGGCGCGGAAGATCCTGGTCTCGCGCACCAAGGACCAGATCAAGGACGCGCCCGAGTTCGACAAGGAGAAGCACCTGGGCGACCCGGCCTACCGTGACCAGCTCGGCGGCTACTACGGCGGTCTGGGCCCGGGCCACTGA
- a CDS encoding serine hydrolase domain-containing protein, giving the protein MTSNPPSRRSLVGGALAGALLAATPATVARAAAKPTGSVGTVDDAALPPLDPDRLRAAVSDLTRPPATSSQLWVAGSEGSWHGSAGVADLASGRAVKAYDKIRAGSITKVFLACVVLQLAARHRVELDAAIGRYLPGLLPRESARITVAQLLNHTSGLPDHQGLPETDTPEEVLRHRFDQWTPEELVGTVTQSPLKFAPGTKQEYRGINYVLLALLVERLCGRSYGDVIDERVLRPLGLARTVIPGDDVRLHGSHVRGYLRMSDGSLRDVTVCNPSSSWGEGELVSTVDDLSRFLEALFRGALLPSPAMEKLFTLPPVDVRMLDGSPARYSLGLQKATVNGVTFWGKTGEWYGYRTRIFSTRDQRRRFVLSYTPTPLNAREDMTERVVAALTGA; this is encoded by the coding sequence ATGACATCGAATCCCCCCTCGCGCCGGTCCTTGGTCGGTGGAGCCCTGGCCGGGGCGCTTCTCGCGGCGACACCGGCCACCGTGGCCCGGGCAGCCGCGAAGCCCACCGGCTCGGTCGGCACCGTCGACGACGCCGCGCTCCCGCCGCTCGATCCGGACAGGCTGCGGGCGGCCGTCTCCGATCTCACCCGTCCACCGGCGACGTCCTCGCAGTTGTGGGTCGCCGGTTCGGAGGGCTCGTGGCACGGCTCCGCAGGCGTGGCCGACCTCGCCAGTGGCCGTGCCGTGAAGGCCTACGACAAAATCCGCGCGGGCAGCATCACCAAGGTGTTCCTCGCCTGCGTCGTCCTGCAACTGGCCGCCCGGCACCGGGTGGAGCTCGACGCCGCGATCGGGCGGTATCTTCCGGGACTGCTCCCACGGGAGTCCGCCCGCATCACCGTGGCGCAGCTCCTGAACCACACCAGCGGGCTGCCCGATCACCAGGGGCTGCCTGAGACCGACACTCCTGAGGAGGTCCTCCGGCACAGATTCGACCAGTGGACGCCGGAGGAGTTGGTGGGGACAGTCACCCAGAGTCCGCTCAAGTTCGCGCCGGGCACCAAGCAGGAGTACCGGGGCATCAACTACGTCCTGCTGGCTCTGCTCGTCGAGCGGCTGTGCGGCCGGAGCTACGGAGACGTGATCGACGAGCGCGTGCTGCGCCCACTGGGGCTCGCACGGACGGTGATACCGGGCGACGACGTACGGCTGCACGGCTCCCACGTGCGCGGATATCTGCGGATGTCCGACGGATCGCTGCGGGACGTCACCGTCTGCAATCCGTCGTCGAGTTGGGGCGAGGGCGAGCTGGTCTCGACCGTCGACGACCTGTCCCGGTTCCTGGAAGCACTGTTCCGCGGCGCGCTGTTGCCGTCACCCGCCATGGAGAAGCTGTTCACCCTGCCACCCGTCGACGTGCGCATGCTGGACGGCAGCCCGGCGCGCTACAGCCTGGGACTGCAGAAGGCCACGGTGAACGGCGTGACCTTCTGGGGGAAGACAGGCGAGTGGTACGGCTACCGCACC